Proteins found in one Panicum hallii strain FIL2 chromosome 4, PHallii_v3.1, whole genome shotgun sequence genomic segment:
- the LOC112889430 gene encoding uncharacterized protein LOC112889430 isoform X3, whose product MEAEMSEGKTWCMIGVQAGQRLPSAFVEALTKHCPGNYTKDNLPLPLTPDYAGSVVRYADGVFDPHFHRFVTIMEDHRHGSSNPITTIAAVRISNRDIEEPTMLVSGNDFYAFPRADPTKKRMAWIEWSNPNMSWDKSQLWVGYFNEKGEVQKRICVAGGDPTLVESPTEPKWSSKGELFFITDRRSGFWNIYKWDEQSNLVTTLYSLDAEFSKPMWIFGVSSYDFLGKDNSSHKIICCYRFSYFLIVVLYAFQKNQHAFFLSRQNGKSYVGVLDHDSDSFSKIDIPFSSVNNIVSGDGSFYIEGASASLPVSIAKVTLDEKRTIATDFSIVWSSSEDVAKFKSYFSFPEFVEFPTVIPGQHAYSYFYAPYNDIFQGSSDEKPPLLVRTHGGPTDEARGVLDLSVQYWTSRGWAFVDVNYGGSSGYGREFRERLLGQWGVVDVNDCCSCAAFLVGTGRVDGQRLCVTGESAGGFTTLACLAFRQTFKAGSSLYGIADLASLRAGMHKFEAYYIDNLVGNKQAYFERSPINFVDKFSCPVILFQGLEDTVVSPDQATKIYKAIKDKGLPVALVEYEGEQHGFRKAENIKFTLEQEMVFFARLVGKFKVADDITPIKIENVD is encoded by the exons ATAACTTGCCACTACCGTTGACACCAGATTATGCTGGATCAGTGGTACGCTATGCTGATGGTGTCTTTGATCCTCACTTCCATCGTTTTGTAACTATAATGGAAG ATCATCGCCACGGTAGCTCAAATCCCATCACTACAATTGCTGCTGTAAGAATAAGTAATCGAGATATCGAAG AACCCACTATGCTGGTCAGTGGCAATGATTTTTATGCCTTCCCACGTGCTGATCCAACTAAGAAACGTATGGCATGGATCGAGTGGAGTAACCCGAACATGTCATGGGATAAATCACAACTATGGGTTGGATATTTCAACGAGAAAGG TGAGGTACAAAAACGTATCTGTGTTGCGGGTGGAGACCCAACACTAGTAGAATCTCCTACTGAACCCAAGTGGTCCTCAAAAG GGGAGCTGTTCTTCATAACTGATCGACGGAGTGGGTTTTGGAATATTTATAAATGG GATGAGCAGAGCAATTTGGTAACAACACTGTATTCACTCGATGCTGAATTCTCCAAGCCCATGTGGATTTTTGGTGTCAGCTCCTATGATTTCCTTGGAAAAGACAACTCAAGTCACAAAATCATTTGCTGTTACAGGTTTTCATATTTTCTGATAGTTGTACTTTATGCATTTCAGAAGAATCAGCATGCTTTTTTTTTATCCAGGCAGAATGGAAAGTCATACGTTGGTGTGCTTGACCATGATTCAGACTCTTTTTCAAAAATTGACATCCCCTTCTCTTCTGTAAATAACATT GTGTCTGGAGATGGATCCTTCTATATCGAAGGTGCATCTGCTAGTCTTCCAGTATCAATAGCAAAG GTGACACTTGATGAAAAGAGAACTATTGCAACCGATTTCTCCATAGTTTGGTCCTCCTCAGAGGATGTAGCAAAATTTAAATCCTACTTCAGCTTTCCTGAATTTGTGGAGTTTCCAACTGTGATCCCTGGTCAGCATGCATATTCTTATTTCTATGCTCCATATAATGATATTTTCCAAGGTTCATCAGATGAAAAGCCTCCGCTACTGGTCAGAACCCATG GTGGACCTACAGATGAAGCACGAGGGGTCCTGGATCTTAGTGTGCAGTACTGGACAAGCCGAGGATGGGCATTTGTTGATGTTAACTATGGGGGAAGCTCAG GCTATGGGAGAGAATTCCGAGAGAGGCTTTTAGGGCAATGGGGTGTTGTTGATGTAAATGATTGCTGCAGTTGTGCTGCATTCCTG GTGGGAACCGGAAGAGTGGATGGACAACGGCTTTGTGTAACAGGAGAATCTGCTGGTGGATTCACAACTTTAGCTTGTCTTGCTTTCAGACAGACCTTCAAGGCTGGTTCATCTTTATATGGG ATAGCTGACTTAGCTTCATTGAGGGCAGGAATGCACAAATTTGAAGCATACTATATTGATAACCTTGTGG GGAATAAACAAGCTTACTTTGAGAGATCGCCAATAAATTTTGTTGACAAATTTTCATGTCCAGTGATTTTATTTCAAGGATTGGAAGACACA GTTGTATCACCAGATCAGGCAACGAAAATATACAAGGCGATAAAGGACAAAGGTCTTCCAGTTGCTCTGGTTGAGTATGAAGGGGAACAACACGGTTTCCGCAAG GCTGAGAACATCAAATTCACCTTGGAGCAGGAGATGGTGTTCTTCGCAAGATTAGTGGGAAAATTCAAGGTGGCTGATGACATTACTCCAATCAAGATTGAAAACGTTGACTAG